The region CCGGTCAATCTGGGTCGGGCCGGATGCCAGACGGACATCGGCAATATCCGCAAGCCGCACAAACGTGCCTGTTTTGGTGGAGATACGCAAGTTGGCCACATCTTCAATGTTAAGGCGGTTTTCCGGCGCCATTTGGACGCGAATGTTATAATCGCTGTCGGCCACGTTGTATTGGTTCTTAGTTGTCAACCCCAGAAACGCCATTTGAATAACGTTGCCAGCCGCAGTAGCGTCTATGCCCACATCGCCCATGCGCGCCGGATCCAGGCGAATCTGAATCTCCGGTTCCTGCTGTTCACTGGAAATATCCACGTCGGCAGTACCGGGGATTTGCCGCAGTTGTTCAGCCAACTCATAAGCGTAATGGTTAAGCATTTCCAGTTCGGGACCGCGGATAGCCACCTGGACGGGACGGGAATCGCCGCGCCCGATCCCCTGGTTATTGGTTACGGAAATTTTCAAGCCAGGCACATTGCGGAACTTTACCCGCAGTTCATCCATAATCTGGTTCATCGAGCGCGACCGTTCACTTGCTGGGACTAAGCGAACGCCAATAAACGCTTTATATACCTGCCGGTTAGCGCCAACAACCATGTACGCCGCCTCAAGCTCCGGTATACCAAGCACTTCCTTTTCCACCGGGCCGACTAATTCCCGCATTTTTTCCAGCGATGTACCGGCCGGAGCCGACATATTGATGTTAAATTCGCCGGAATCATAGGTAGGCTGAAACTCAACACCCAAGAACGGAAGCAACAGGACATTAAGGAATAAGGACAGCAAGGCGGCGGCTACTATTTTTTTCGGCCGCCGGAGCGCCCAGCGCAGGACATCCTGATAAATTTGGCGCAGGCTGACAAAGCCGCGTTCCCAGGCATCAAGGATATTCTGTAGCCAACGCCAACCGCCCTTTAGTTTTCCTTCGTCGCCATGGCTAATCTTAAGCCAATAGGCAGAAAGCGTGGGCGTCAAAGTAAAAGCGACAAACAGTGAAAAAGCTACGGCGAAAGCAACAGTCAAACCAAACTGTCTAAAGAACTGGCCGATAACCAGCCCCATGTTGCCTACTGGCACGAAAACAGCAAGAATAGAGAAGGTCGTAGCTAAAACGGCCAGCGCAATTTCCGCCGTTCCGTCGCGGGCCGCCTGCAGGGCGGGTTTACCTTGTTCCATATGGCGAAAGATGTTTTCGATGACGACAATGGCATCGTCAATCAGGATGCCGACGGCCAAACTAAGCCCCATGAGCGACATATTGTTGAGGGTAAAGTTCATCGCTTTCATGAGGAAGAAGGTGGCAATAACGGATGTGGGAATAGCAATGGCCCCGATAATGGTTGCCCGTGTGTTCTGCAGGAAAAGAAAAGTAATTATAACGGCCAGCAATCCGCCAAAAACAAGCGACACCATTACGTCTTCCACGCTGTCCCGGATATAAACGGAGCTGTCGCGGACTATCGTGACTTTAATATCAGGCGGCAAAACATTGTTTTGCATACGCTGCATCGCCTTCTTCGCCCGTTCCGCCACATCAACCGTGTTGGTACCGGACTGTTTCTGAACAGCTACCAGGACACTTGGTGTCCCATTGGTACGGGCGTGGACCCGCTCTTCGCCCCAGCCATCCACTACGTTGACGACATCGCCAAGCCGTATCAGCCGACCGCCTTGATTAGCCACAATAATGTTCTTGATATCTTCAATATTTTTAAACTTGCCCAGCGTTCTTACCGTCAGCTCCATACCTTTCTCGTTTACCCGGCCGCCAGGCGTATTAAGGTTCTGGCTGTTAACTATATCCAGAATCTGCTGGAACGTGATGCCATAGGCCTCAAGTTTTTTCGGATCGGCATACAGAAGAATTTCCCGCTCGGTAGCACCGTAAACGTTTACTTCCGCCACGCCGTCCAAGCGCTGCAATTCGTCTTTTACAATATCGACGGCGAGCTTGCGGATCTCATTACGGCTGCGCGTATCGGAAGAAAGACTGAAATAAATAATAGACTGGGCTGTAATGTCAAACCGCTGCACTACCGGCTCGTCGATTTGATCCGGCAAGCGGCGGCGCACGCCGGCTACCTTTTCCCGCACTTCGTTGGCGGCCAATTTGGGATTGGTGCCAAATTCAAATTCCAGCGTTACTTGCGAGACGCCCTCCCGCGAAACCGATGACAGGGTTTTGATCCCGGAAACCGAGCTTACGGCATCTTCGATCGGTTTGGTAATCAGGCTCTCCATTTCTTCCGGTGAAGCGCCCGTATATGTAACGGTAACGTTAACAATGGGGAACTCGACATCGGGATAAAGGTCAATACCAAGTGAAGGATATGAATTTAAGCCGAATACCACCAGCAGGAGAACCAGCATGGTAGTAAAGACCGGGCGCTTGATAAAGGTAGCAATCCCCATTACTGGCCACCTGCCTTGGTTTCACCGGCCGCGGCAATTTTAATGGACACACCGTCCCGCAACTTATTTTGACCGCTGACGACGATACGATCGCCTTCTTTAAGCCCCTCCAGCACTTCCGCCCAGCCATCGGCCACATAACCTAGTTTCAAAACTATCTGCTGTACCGTATTGTTGTCTTTTACAACATAGACGGTTTTCTGATCTTCCCGCATTACCAAAGCGCTTTCCGGTACGGCCAGCACGCCTTTCTTGACCTTTGCCGGTATACTGACTTTGGCAAACATACCGGCTTTTAGTTCTCCATTTTGATTGGGAATAGTGACTTCTGCCGTAAAGGTCCGCGCAGGCATCGCCGCGGCGGGCGAAATACGCGCCACTGTGCCGGAAAACTCTTTGTCCCCCAAAGCGCTCACTTTTATCTTAACAGGCAGTCCGATGGCTAATTCATTCACCTGCGCCTCGCCAACGGTTGCTTTCGCCAGGAGGTTGGTAACATCAGCAAGATTAATGATAGGCGAGCCGGCTTTGACATAGTATCCGGCCTGCAGATACCGCTTGGTTACGATACCATCCCGCGGCGCCACAATATTGGCGTTGTCAAGGCGAGCCGTAAGCAGGGCTAGGTTGCCCTCCGCCGCTTTAACCTGTCCAAAGGCCAGGTCCCGTTTTATTCTGGCCGTGTCCAAAGCCTGCAACGACACCGCTCCTTGTTTAGCCAGCGCCTCAGTGCGGACAAGATCTAGTTCCGCCTGCTCTAGCCCGGCCCGGGCCGCGAGTAAATTACCTTCGGCCTGCATGACCTGCGCCGCCAGCTCATTAGTATCCAACACAGCGATTATCTGACCGGCCTTGACAAAATCGCCTTCCTCAACCAACATCCGATCAATGCGGCCGTCCACTTTCGCGGAAATATCCGCCGACCACTCTGGCTCCAGGTTGCCAGAAAAGCTCATGACCGGTACGATATCCCGACGCGCGACAGTGGCCACTTCGACCGTAACCACCCGTCCCTGGGACACACGCCCGGCCCGTTCTTTATTGGCAGCGAGATTAGCATAGATGCGATAACCGATAATACCGATCAAAACAAGTGTAATCGCCATTACGATATATAAAGTTTTTTTCCTCGATGCCAATCTAACACTCCTCCACTAATTTGATAATTTTTGTTTACTATTCGACTCCCGCAGCCACTCTCCTGCTCTCAGGCAAGTTTAGCCCAAAAGAAAAAGCGGCCACATTTTGGCCGCTCATAATCGCCGTATCCGCCAGCTTACCGGACTTGCCGCCCCTTGTTCACCCCGCCGCAACCTGGGACCGGCCGCGGCTTCATGCGCAGTACCGCCGACTACGATTTCCGGGATGCGTATAGTCGGCTGCGCGTCAGAAACAGGCGCGCCTTGGCCGTCTTTACCGCAGGTACCGATGGTAAAGCCTAAATCACTACCTACCATATCAACCATTTGCAGAACCTGTGGCCCATTGCCCGTCAGGGTCGCACCCCGGACGGCGTGAGCAATTTCACCGTCCTTGATAAGATAACCCTCTGCGACGTCGAACACAAAATCACCGTTGACCGTGTTGACCTGGCCCCCTCCCATCTTCCTGACCAGCAGTCCGTTTTTAATCGACTTGATAATGCTATCCGGATCATCCTTGCCAGGGGCAATATAGGTATTGCGCATACGGGGAATGGGCTTGTGTTCAAAAGACTCTCGCCGGCCGTTGCCGGTGGGCGTCACCTTGTCCCTTGTCGCCGTGAGATAGTCATACATGTAATTCTTCAGTATACCCTTCTCAATAAGCGTGGTCTTTTGTGCCGGAAAGCCCTCGTCATCAAAACGCAGCGTCCCATATTTGCCTGGAATCGTGCCGTCATCAACAACCGTCACTAATTCCGATGCCACCATTTCGCCTTTGCGGCCGGCGTATACCGACATCCCTTTTTGTACCAAATCGGCCTCCAAACCGTGCCCGCAGGCCTCGTGGACCATTGTGCCACCCGCTTCGCCAGCCATGACAACCGCCATCTTGCCTGCCGGCGCCGGTTTGGCCTCCAGCATGGCAATGGCGCGGTTGGCCGCTGCTTGGCCCAGGCCAGCGCAGTCATAGTTACGCATAAGCTCAAATCCCTGGGTAGCCCCAACTGACTCGAAACCGGTTTGGATTTGCTCCCCGTCGGCAGCAATCGCGTTGACCGCTAGTCTTGTTCTCACCCGCTGGTCCTCAACCCACCGGCCCAAGGAGTTGGCAATGGTGACATCCTGAACAACATCGCCATAGACCACCATAACCTGTTTAATCCTAGCGTCTACCGCCCGTGCTGCTTTGTTCACGGTTTCGACGACGGCAACTTTATCGTCGATGGACACCTCGGTCGGCAGAATTTCCGCCATCGGCTTTGTATCTGGAGCGATTTTTTGCAGATTTACCTTGATCTCGCCCCCACCATGCTTAGCGGCGCGGCTTACTATATCGGCAAGATTGGTCAATTCTTCTTTCGTTATTTTGTTTGTATAGGCGTACGCGGTGGTATCACCGTAAAGAACCCGTATCCCGGCCCCGATATCAAGACCCGACTTGATTCGCTCAATGCGGTTTTCCTCACAGGCGACCAGTGTCGTAACCCGCTTCTCAATAAAGATATCGGCAAAGTCGCCGCCGCGCTTAAGCGCGGTGTCCAGCACCTCGCCAAGTATTTTGCGGTCCAGCATACCCTAACTCTCCTTTGTCTTGCTGCGCTTTCTATAGTGTCCCGTGTTGCCGCATCCTTTATGTAATTTCCGCCAAAACACGGCTGACAATCTGTTCGGGCACGTCGCTATGCACTTGTACCTCACCGACGCTACGCAGCAGTATCCAGTTTATCTTACCACCGATGACTTTCTTGTCGTGCAGCAGATAGGAATGCAGTTTCGCCGCCGAACAGCCGGCCACGCTGAGCGGCAGATGAAATCGGCGGATCGTGCCACACACATTCTCGACGACCTCAGGCTCAGCGATCCCCATATAGTGGCTTACGAGCGCCGCCCCGCGCATACCTATAGCCACAGCCTCGCCGTGATTAAATTGTGCAAAGCCTGTTCCGGCTTCAATAGCATGGGCAATGGTATGACCGAAATTTAACACCATGCGCAGCGCCGATTCCCGCGCGTCCTGCTCCACAATATCTGCCTTGATCCGGCACGACCGGCTGATTATCGCTGTTAAAACATTATTGTCCATGGCCAGGATGGCGTTACTTTTTTCATTAATATAATGAAAGAAGTCCCGGTCGGCGATAAGACCGTATTTAATAACCTCGG is a window of Sporolituus thermophilus DSM 23256 DNA encoding:
- a CDS encoding efflux RND transporter periplasmic adaptor subunit, producing MASRKKTLYIVMAITLVLIGIIGYRIYANLAANKERAGRVSQGRVVTVEVATVARRDIVPVMSFSGNLEPEWSADISAKVDGRIDRMLVEEGDFVKAGQIIAVLDTNELAAQVMQAEGNLLAARAGLEQAELDLVRTEALAKQGAVSLQALDTARIKRDLAFGQVKAAEGNLALLTARLDNANIVAPRDGIVTKRYLQAGYYVKAGSPIINLADVTNLLAKATVGEAQVNELAIGLPVKIKVSALGDKEFSGTVARISPAAAMPARTFTAEVTIPNQNGELKAGMFAKVSIPAKVKKGVLAVPESALVMREDQKTVYVVKDNNTVQQIVLKLGYVADGWAEVLEGLKEGDRIVVSGQNKLRDGVSIKIAAAGETKAGGQ
- a CDS encoding TldD/PmbA family protein, which translates into the protein MLDRKILGEVLDTALKRGGDFADIFIEKRVTTLVACEENRIERIKSGLDIGAGIRVLYGDTTAYAYTNKITKEELTNLADIVSRAAKHGGGEIKVNLQKIAPDTKPMAEILPTEVSIDDKVAVVETVNKAARAVDARIKQVMVVYGDVVQDVTIANSLGRWVEDQRVRTRLAVNAIAADGEQIQTGFESVGATQGFELMRNYDCAGLGQAAANRAIAMLEAKPAPAGKMAVVMAGEAGGTMVHEACGHGLEADLVQKGMSVYAGRKGEMVASELVTVVDDGTIPGKYGTLRFDDEGFPAQKTTLIEKGILKNYMYDYLTATRDKVTPTGNGRRESFEHKPIPRMRNTYIAPGKDDPDSIIKSIKNGLLVRKMGGGQVNTVNGDFVFDVAEGYLIKDGEIAHAVRGATLTGNGPQVLQMVDMVGSDLGFTIGTCGKDGQGAPVSDAQPTIRIPEIVVGGTAHEAAAGPRLRRGEQGAASPVSWRIRRL
- a CDS encoding efflux RND transporter permease subunit codes for the protein MGIATFIKRPVFTTMLVLLLVVFGLNSYPSLGIDLYPDVEFPIVNVTVTYTGASPEEMESLITKPIEDAVSSVSGIKTLSSVSREGVSQVTLEFEFGTNPKLAANEVREKVAGVRRRLPDQIDEPVVQRFDITAQSIIYFSLSSDTRSRNEIRKLAVDIVKDELQRLDGVAEVNVYGATEREILLYADPKKLEAYGITFQQILDIVNSQNLNTPGGRVNEKGMELTVRTLGKFKNIEDIKNIIVANQGGRLIRLGDVVNVVDGWGEERVHARTNGTPSVLVAVQKQSGTNTVDVAERAKKAMQRMQNNVLPPDIKVTIVRDSSVYIRDSVEDVMVSLVFGGLLAVIITFLFLQNTRATIIGAIAIPTSVIATFFLMKAMNFTLNNMSLMGLSLAVGILIDDAIVVIENIFRHMEQGKPALQAARDGTAEIALAVLATTFSILAVFVPVGNMGLVIGQFFRQFGLTVAFAVAFSLFVAFTLTPTLSAYWLKISHGDEGKLKGGWRWLQNILDAWERGFVSLRQIYQDVLRWALRRPKKIVAAALLSLFLNVLLLPFLGVEFQPTYDSGEFNINMSAPAGTSLEKMRELVGPVEKEVLGIPELEAAYMVVGANRQVYKAFIGVRLVPASERSRSMNQIMDELRVKFRNVPGLKISVTNNQGIGRGDSRPVQVAIRGPELEMLNHYAYELAEQLRQIPGTADVDISSEQQEPEIQIRLDPARMGDVGIDATAAGNVIQMAFLGLTTKNQYNVADSDYNIRVQMAPENRLNIEDVANLRISTKTGTFVRLADIADVRLASGPTQIDREARQRQVIVYANTVGVSAGEVINKVKEIVPTLNLPLGYSYKFVGQAQTMQESFQEIAKALILAVVLIYMVLAAEFESFVHPLTIMLSLPFSLIGAILGLLVSGKTINIISLIGVIMLMGLVTKNAILLVDYTNQLRARGMSITEALVEAGAVRLRPILMTTMAMIFGMLPVALGIGAGAELRSSMGVVLIGGLITSTFLTLIVVPLVYLLIDRFQNYFKKKEPANSIQA